GGCGATCGCCTTTACTCTATTTGTATTAAAGATAACTTTTTCCATTCATCTCAATCCCGTTATTGGTAAGGAGACAGGGGAATGCTCACAATTGCAGTTGTCCCTACACCCACTTCGCTTTCGATCAAAATCTTTCCACCCTGTAACTCGACGCACTTTTTGACAATTGCTAACCCTAAACCACTTCCTGGCGCATCTCCAACATTTGGCGATCGATAAAAAGGTCTAAAAAGATGCTTTTGATCCGCTAACGCAATGCCTCTACCTCTATCTTTAACCTTGAAAATTGCGTTTCTATCCTGATAAATTAATTCAAGCTGAACTTCACTACCCTCCGGTGAATATTTTAGTGCATTCGCCAGCAAATTATT
This window of the Desertifilum tharense IPPAS B-1220 genome carries:
- a CDS encoding sensor histidine kinase KdpD, which produces MLKQALNNLLANALKYSPEGSEVQLELIYQDRNAIFKVKDRGRGIALADQKHLFRPFYRSPNVGDAPGSGLGLAIVKKCVELQGGKILIESEVGVGTTAIVSIPLSPYQ